Proteins co-encoded in one Chloroflexota bacterium genomic window:
- a CDS encoding molybdopterin molybdotransferase MoeA, which translates to MTVTGTDTFLSVDEARTRILAAVRPLDPVSLGLAEVHGLVTAEDVTSQVDVPGFDNSAFDGYALRAADVTGARADSGRSLRVVGEVAAGQAGEVHVEAGTAARIMTGAPIPPGADAVLPFEDTDGVHWAQKSGAANGKVRVLETAEVGENIRRRGGDVAQGDVVAPKGQVLDAAHIGVLASVDVTEVCVHPRARVAILPTGDEIVEVGDPIAPGQVRNSNAWGLTALAQRYGAIAERLPIAPDTEAGLRTAIRHGRDADLLVTIGGVSMGDYDLVRNVIASAGRMDFWQINMRPGKPLAFGEIDGTPVIGLPGNPVSSMVCFELFVRPALLKLMGYTRLVNPMVQPRALEPMRSSSGKRTYVRVTVRRDGDELVCAAAGEQDSFRLTSMTQGNGLAVIAEGAVIQAGDPVTVIALDERDMLLLSQSATLIP; encoded by the coding sequence ATGACAGTGACCGGCACCGACACGTTCCTGTCCGTTGACGAGGCGCGCACGCGCATTCTGGCCGCCGTGCGGCCGCTGGACCCGGTTTCGTTGGGTCTCGCCGAGGTTCACGGGTTGGTTACCGCGGAAGACGTGACGTCTCAGGTCGACGTGCCTGGATTCGACAACTCGGCCTTTGACGGCTACGCCCTCCGCGCGGCGGACGTCACGGGAGCGCGAGCGGACTCCGGCAGGTCGCTGCGCGTGGTCGGTGAGGTGGCCGCCGGTCAAGCCGGCGAGGTGCACGTCGAGGCAGGAACGGCGGCACGAATCATGACGGGGGCGCCCATTCCGCCGGGCGCCGACGCTGTGCTTCCGTTCGAGGACACGGACGGCGTGCACTGGGCGCAGAAATCAGGGGCGGCCAACGGAAAGGTCCGCGTCCTGGAAACCGCCGAGGTGGGCGAGAACATCCGACGGCGAGGGGGCGATGTCGCCCAGGGCGATGTGGTCGCCCCGAAGGGCCAAGTGCTGGACGCCGCCCACATTGGCGTGCTGGCGTCGGTGGATGTCACCGAGGTATGCGTCCATCCGCGTGCCCGCGTTGCCATCTTGCCGACCGGCGATGAGATCGTGGAGGTCGGCGATCCGATCGCTCCGGGGCAGGTGCGCAATAGCAATGCGTGGGGTCTGACCGCGCTTGCACAGCGCTACGGCGCAATTGCCGAGCGCCTGCCGATCGCCCCCGACACCGAGGCCGGCCTGCGCACCGCCATCCGGCACGGGCGTGACGCGGACCTCTTGGTCACCATTGGCGGCGTGTCGATGGGCGACTACGACCTGGTGCGAAACGTGATCGCCTCCGCCGGGCGCATGGATTTCTGGCAGATCAACATGCGACCCGGCAAGCCGCTGGCCTTCGGAGAAATCGACGGCACGCCCGTGATCGGCCTGCCCGGCAATCCGGTCTCAAGCATGGTCTGCTTCGAGCTGTTCGTGCGGCCGGCGCTGCTCAAGCTGATGGGGTACACGCGGCTGGTGAACCCCATGGTTCAACCTCGCGCCCTGGAGCCCATGCGCAGTTCCAGCGGAAAGCGCACCTACGTGCGAGTGACGGTGCGCCGCGACGGCGACGAGCTCGTCTGCGCGGCCGCCGGTGAGCAAGACTCGTTCCGCCTGACCTCCATGACCCAGGGCAACGGTCTGGCGGTGATAGCCGAGGGCGCCGTGATCCAAGCCGGCGATCCGGTGACCGTGATCGCCCTGGACGAGCGAGACATGCTGCTGCTGTCGCAATCGGCCACGCTGATACCATGA
- a CDS encoding MMPL family transporter, whose translation MLEERLRGPRALAEIVIVQSDSLTVDDDTFQAKVERVHQDIVSLGSEIISGGIDGQQIGGQPFSHYYQAVAFSALIPPEQLEQLLSILVAGSQRTVLMHYTLAGDSDEAIANVEELIHVVREANAADDFRVLVGGDASVAFENNELSAHDLEQGERFGVPIALIILLVLFGAVAATLLPLGMAIVAIAMALAAVGVIGQAFELIFFVTMIITMIGLAVGIDYSLLIVSRFREELSRGLGTFEAVAKAGDTAGRTVLFSGTTVVIALIGMFIVPVSFFQSLGLGAILVVVTALAATLTLLPALLAILGPRVDFLTIPFLSRFSLRNTETTGRGFWITITRAVTRFPVVSILIVGVPMIVLTSFYFGIKTGLNDVNTFPERAQTREAFIVFEEEFSFGDVSPAGILSPAEIVIDGDIGSPEVQAAIARLQQSLAEDPAFPVPPAEPEVNAAGDLALLTLPFPGKPNSREATEKMATIRDVHVAGAFEGVPADVYVGGATAEAADFFGIVDVFTPVVFAFVLGSSFIILMLVFRSIVIPLKAIIMNLLSVGTAYGLLVLVFQRGIARDLFGFQEAEVIDAWIPLFLFSILFGLSMDYHVFLLSRIRERYDESQDNLQAVAYGLESTGRMITGAALIMVAVFGAFAAGETVVNQLVGFGLAVAVLLDATLVRSVLVPASMAVLGRGNWYLPSWLRWLPDLRVEAEEG comes from the coding sequence TTGCTGGAAGAACGATTGCGCGGCCCTAGAGCCTTGGCGGAAATTGTCATCGTGCAGTCGGATTCTTTGACGGTAGATGATGACACATTTCAAGCGAAAGTGGAGAGGGTTCATCAAGATATCGTCTCGCTAGGCAGCGAGATAATTTCCGGTGGAATCGATGGACAGCAGATAGGCGGACAGCCTTTTTCCCACTATTATCAAGCTGTTGCCTTCAGCGCTCTCATTCCACCGGAACAGCTTGAGCAGCTGCTCTCCATTCTTGTTGCCGGCAGCCAGCGAACCGTGCTCATGCACTACACGCTGGCCGGCGACTCGGACGAGGCGATCGCGAACGTCGAGGAGCTCATCCACGTCGTCCGGGAAGCCAATGCGGCGGACGATTTTCGCGTGCTCGTTGGAGGCGACGCCAGCGTGGCTTTCGAGAACAACGAGCTGAGCGCGCATGACCTGGAGCAGGGCGAACGCTTCGGCGTTCCCATCGCGCTGATCATCCTGCTGGTGCTCTTCGGCGCGGTGGCCGCCACCCTGCTCCCATTGGGCATGGCCATCGTCGCTATCGCCATGGCGCTTGCCGCCGTGGGGGTGATCGGGCAGGCCTTCGAGCTGATCTTCTTCGTCACGATGATCATTACGATGATCGGCCTCGCGGTGGGCATCGACTACTCGCTGCTGATCGTGTCGCGCTTTAGGGAAGAGTTGAGTCGGGGGCTCGGCACATTCGAGGCCGTGGCCAAGGCGGGAGACACGGCGGGGCGCACGGTGTTGTTCAGCGGCACGACCGTGGTGATCGCGCTTATAGGCATGTTCATCGTGCCGGTGTCGTTCTTCCAGTCGCTGGGGCTGGGCGCAATTCTGGTGGTGGTCACCGCGCTCGCCGCCACCCTCACGCTCCTGCCCGCTCTGCTGGCGATCCTTGGTCCTCGGGTCGACTTTCTGACCATTCCCTTCCTGTCCCGGTTCTCGTTGCGAAATACGGAGACGACTGGCCGTGGATTCTGGATCACCATCACGCGCGCCGTCACACGCTTCCCCGTGGTGAGCATTCTCATCGTCGGCGTTCCGATGATCGTGCTCACGTCGTTTTATTTCGGCATCAAGACCGGGCTCAACGATGTCAACACCTTTCCCGAGCGCGCGCAGACTCGAGAGGCGTTCATCGTTTTCGAAGAGGAATTTTCCTTCGGCGACGTCAGTCCCGCCGGGATTCTGAGCCCGGCTGAGATCGTCATCGACGGAGACATCGGCAGCCCTGAGGTGCAAGCGGCGATCGCGCGCCTTCAACAGTCGCTGGCGGAGGACCCCGCATTCCCCGTCCCGCCCGCGGAGCCTGAAGTCAATGCCGCCGGCGACCTCGCGCTGCTGACGCTGCCCTTCCCGGGCAAGCCCAACAGCCGCGAAGCCACGGAGAAAATGGCGACGATCCGCGACGTGCACGTGGCCGGGGCCTTTGAAGGGGTGCCCGCGGATGTCTACGTCGGGGGCGCAACCGCCGAGGCCGCCGACTTCTTCGGCATCGTCGACGTGTTCACGCCGGTCGTCTTTGCGTTCGTGCTTGGCTCCAGCTTCATCATCCTGATGCTGGTCTTCCGGTCGATCGTCATTCCGCTCAAGGCAATCATCATGAATCTACTCTCGGTGGGTACCGCATACGGTCTGCTGGTGCTGGTCTTTCAGCGGGGGATCGCCCGAGATCTGTTCGGCTTCCAGGAAGCGGAGGTTATCGACGCCTGGATTCCACTGTTCCTGTTTTCCATCCTCTTCGGACTCTCGATGGATTACCACGTCTTCCTGCTCAGCCGAATTCGGGAACGCTATGACGAGTCCCAGGACAACCTGCAGGCCGTGGCGTATGGCCTCGAGTCCACGGGCCGCATGATCACCGGCGCCGCCCTCATCATGGTCGCCGTATTCGGCGCATTTGCCGCCGGCGAGACCGTCGTGAATCAGCTTGTCGGTTTCGGGCTTGCCGTGGCCGTGCTGCTCGACGCGACGTTGGTGCGGTCGGTCTTGGTGCCGGCGAGCATGGCGGTGCTGGGAAGGGGGAACTGGTACTTGCCGTCATGGCTGCGGTGGCTTCCAGACTTGCGAGTCGAGGCCGAAGAGGGATGA
- a CDS encoding oxygenase MpaB family protein: MDIPSDYHAGYARARKLAPELADNYIAHTFIGDPEADAMMAELAPLGQAKLGRFIQIGMDGRDKRALREAPAALREFFQSCENVPDWVDLEEFTPGVRMFHRNSQLVLGAMVGGTLVEGFSTNIAKSFFITGRLRDQGVRRLRQNNRHMVEIFFPGGLERDSDGWKLSVRIRLIHAMVRRLLDGSDDWDSEAWGIPISAAHVGYAITAFSARLLKHLKSLGAKFDDEERASFMQVWRYSGYLMGIPESILFHDEHSALDLFEIGGICEPDPDYESVALAHSLVNSAPLIAGIIESEAREKLARYIFQVSRALIGTELANHLKYPRYPTPGVLWWFRMQSRYNRVMTKLFKGRLRNENQMTALLDVSNFDETGITYRLPDHVYAEESSRW; this comes from the coding sequence ATGGATATCCCCTCCGATTACCACGCAGGTTATGCGAGGGCTCGAAAGCTTGCGCCGGAGCTAGCGGACAACTACATCGCGCATACATTCATTGGCGATCCGGAAGCCGACGCGATGATGGCCGAGCTTGCTCCCCTGGGGCAAGCCAAGCTGGGCAGGTTCATCCAGATCGGAATGGATGGCCGGGACAAGCGCGCGCTGCGTGAGGCGCCGGCCGCGCTGAGGGAGTTCTTTCAGTCGTGTGAGAACGTGCCCGATTGGGTCGATCTTGAAGAATTTACCCCTGGAGTCCGCATGTTTCATCGGAACTCGCAGTTGGTCTTGGGAGCAATGGTCGGCGGCACGCTCGTCGAAGGCTTCTCCACCAACATCGCCAAATCGTTCTTCATCACCGGAAGGTTGCGCGATCAGGGCGTCAGAAGACTGCGACAGAACAATCGCCACATGGTCGAAATCTTCTTCCCGGGCGGCCTGGAACGGGATAGCGACGGTTGGAAACTGTCCGTTCGCATTCGGCTCATTCACGCCATGGTCCGACGGCTCTTGGATGGATCCGACGATTGGGACTCCGAAGCCTGGGGAATCCCGATCAGCGCCGCGCACGTGGGCTATGCCATCACGGCATTCTCAGCGCGACTCTTGAAGCACCTCAAGAGCCTCGGGGCCAAGTTCGACGACGAGGAGCGGGCCAGCTTTATGCAGGTCTGGCGCTATTCGGGATATCTGATGGGCATTCCAGAATCGATTCTATTTCACGACGAACATAGCGCTCTGGATCTATTTGAAATCGGCGGTATTTGCGAGCCAGATCCCGACTACGAGTCCGTTGCTCTGGCGCATTCGCTGGTCAACTCAGCGCCGCTCATCGCCGGCATTATCGAGTCGGAAGCCCGCGAAAAGCTTGCCCGATACATATTTCAGGTGTCGCGAGCGCTCATCGGCACCGAACTCGCCAACCACCTCAAGTATCCCCGATACCCCACGCCGGGCGTCCTGTGGTGGTTCCGAATGCAGAGTCGCTACAACCGCGTCATGACCAAGCTGTTCAAGGGCCGTCTGCGCAACGAGAACCAGATGACGGCCCTGCTCGACGTATCGAATTTTGATGAGACCGGCATCACCTACCGCCTGCCCGACCACGTCTACGCGGAGGAGTCCTCCCGGTGGTAG
- a CDS encoding type II toxin-antitoxin system death-on-curing family toxin, with the protein MTSDFPTVEEVVAIHDIAVNEFGGSLGLRDAGALESAIMRPQLGYYDGILDEAAALLESLAMNHPFVDGNKRTAFFATDTFLRKNGRFIDCDNDEAYAFIMQLFATHSFRFAQLREWLEEKVRLFADP; encoded by the coding sequence GTGACCAGCGACTTCCCGACCGTCGAGGAAGTCGTGGCGATCCATGACATTGCCGTCAACGAATTCGGCGGTTCCTTGGGGCTTCGCGATGCGGGCGCATTGGAGTCCGCCATCATGCGCCCGCAGCTTGGCTACTACGACGGAATCCTCGACGAGGCCGCCGCGCTCCTGGAAAGCCTGGCCATGAATCACCCCTTCGTGGACGGCAACAAGCGAACGGCCTTCTTCGCCACCGACACGTTTCTGCGCAAGAACGGCCGTTTCATCGATTGCGACAACGATGAAGCCTACGCCTTCATCATGCAGTTGTTCGCCACGCACTCATTCCGCTTTGCCCAGCTGCGCGAGTGGCTCGAGGAAAAGGTCAGACTCTTCGCGGATCCCTGA
- a CDS encoding dihydrodipicolinate synthase family protein, which produces MTTFQSRIHGVIPALLTPLNADFTADEASLRRLTRRVVDAGCHGIVVLGTTGEFASIDDADREIVIRAAVDEVGGAVPVIVACGQPNVRRTHEQLREAGDLGADGVLVNPPFYFEMTQDELVGYFAGVVRESPVPVLLYNIPRLTGVPAEPGTLPRLRDVGVQGTKDSSGSVGNVMSYLAAVRGGPEFRVIVGGDVTFLHALISGAVATTGMTPNIAPQLNLDIYEAWRIGDLEAAAAAQNRTNEFLEVFQSRPGFAHAVAKGLLSRVGVMERWVALPKTSGDDAQIDAAFELLKPYLPEFAPAAVPA; this is translated from the coding sequence ATGACGACGTTTCAGTCCCGCATTCATGGGGTGATTCCGGCGCTGCTGACGCCGCTGAACGCCGACTTCACCGCGGACGAGGCCTCGCTGCGGCGCCTCACCCGGCGCGTCGTCGACGCCGGCTGCCACGGGATCGTGGTGCTTGGCACGACCGGGGAGTTCGCCTCCATCGACGATGCCGATCGCGAGATCGTCATCCGTGCGGCCGTCGACGAGGTCGGCGGGGCTGTGCCCGTGATCGTGGCGTGCGGGCAGCCCAACGTGCGACGGACGCATGAGCAGCTCCGTGAAGCCGGTGACCTGGGCGCCGACGGTGTGCTCGTCAACCCACCGTTCTACTTCGAGATGACCCAGGACGAGCTCGTCGGCTACTTCGCTGGCGTCGTGCGCGAGTCCCCCGTCCCCGTGCTGCTTTACAACATTCCGCGGCTGACCGGAGTTCCCGCCGAGCCGGGGACGCTGCCTCGGCTGCGCGATGTCGGGGTGCAGGGCACCAAGGACAGTTCCGGGTCCGTGGGGAACGTGATGAGCTACTTGGCTGCCGTACGCGGCGGTCCCGAATTCCGAGTGATCGTGGGCGGTGACGTGACGTTCCTGCACGCCCTCATTTCCGGCGCGGTGGCCACTACCGGCATGACGCCGAACATCGCACCGCAGTTGAATTTGGATATTTACGAGGCCTGGCGCATCGGCGATCTCGAGGCCGCGGCGGCGGCCCAGAACCGCACCAACGAGTTTCTGGAGGTCTTTCAGTCCCGGCCGGGGTTTGCCCACGCGGTTGCGAAGGGGCTCCTAAGCCGCGTTGGGGTCATGGAGCGCTGGGTGGCGCTGCCCAAGACTTCCGGTGACGATGCCCAGATCGATGCCGCCTTCGAACTGCTCAAGCCCTATCTGCCCGAGTTCGCGCCTGCGGCCGTTCCCGCGTAG
- a CDS encoding aldo/keto reductase has protein sequence MRLIIGVVCTRALREWHHRRRGVVTSKELSPMEYVNMGRSGLKVSRVALGCGFRGMTDQDLMERIIRHAIDKGVNFIDCANTYVGGIGEQVLGRVLPGQRDELVITTKVTSIVGEGPNDIGSSRYHIMREIDRSLRRLQTDHVDIYIVHWRDQTTPLDETVRAMTDVVASGKTRYWGVSSYQAWEACQALWLADRAVAPGFITTQNQYSLLCRNPEQELFPFCREFGIGVMAFSPLAVGVLSGDLQQGQPAPAGTLWERQPPYEMESVLTDRAQRVIDALREIGASHGRHPTAVAIRWVISRPEVATAIAGPDTTEQLDAYLEAAGWELTAEEIAQLDEASDPAG, from the coding sequence ATGCGGCTGATTATAGGCGTCGTCTGCACGCGAGCGCTCCGAGAGTGGCATCATCGCCGCCGCGGGGTGGTGACCAGCAAGGAGTTGAGCCCGATGGAGTACGTGAACATGGGCCGTTCGGGGCTCAAGGTGTCCCGGGTCGCGCTGGGATGCGGATTCCGCGGCATGACGGACCAGGACCTGATGGAGCGCATCATCCGGCACGCGATCGACAAAGGCGTCAACTTCATCGACTGCGCCAACACCTACGTTGGCGGAATCGGGGAGCAGGTGCTCGGGCGCGTGCTGCCGGGGCAGCGCGACGAGTTGGTCATTACCACCAAGGTGACGTCGATCGTCGGGGAGGGGCCGAACGACATCGGCAGCTCGCGCTACCACATCATGCGCGAGATCGACCGCAGCCTCCGCCGTCTGCAGACGGATCACGTGGACATCTACATCGTCCACTGGCGCGATCAAACCACGCCCCTGGACGAGACGGTGCGGGCGATGACGGATGTCGTGGCCAGCGGCAAGACGCGCTATTGGGGCGTCTCCAGCTACCAGGCGTGGGAGGCGTGCCAGGCGCTGTGGCTTGCCGACCGGGCGGTCGCGCCCGGGTTCATCACCACGCAGAACCAGTACAGCTTGCTGTGCCGCAATCCCGAGCAGGAGCTATTCCCCTTCTGCCGAGAGTTCGGCATCGGCGTGATGGCCTTTTCGCCGCTGGCCGTGGGCGTGCTCAGCGGTGACTTGCAGCAAGGCCAGCCGGCCCCCGCGGGCACGCTGTGGGAACGGCAACCGCCATACGAGATGGAATCCGTCCTCACCGACCGGGCGCAGCGGGTCATCGACGCGTTGCGCGAGATCGGCGCCTCCCACGGTCGCCACCCGACCGCCGTTGCCATTCGGTGGGTGATTTCGCGTCCCGAGGTGGCGACGGCCATCGCCGGACCGGACACCACCGAGCAGCTCGACGCGTACCTCGAGGCCGCGGGCTGGGAACTGACGGCCGAAGAGATCGCGCAGCTCGACGAGGCCTCGGACCCCGCGGGCTAG
- a CDS encoding SDR family NAD(P)-dependent oxidoreductase, which translates to MDLGLRDRVALVTGGSRGIGRAIALGLAAEGCDVAIVARGGDDLRRTADEISVLGVRAISLSLDMRDAAAPAQAVGRTVAELGGISVLVNNVGGAMGDSDFVTGTDEQWSATFDVNLSAAVRASRAAVPLMKAAGWGRIVHITSIYGREAGGPPAYNAAKSAMNSLATSMARELTPFGITVNAVAPGSIAFPGGGWERRQRRDPEGIAAFIERDMPMERFGRPEEVAAVVAFLASEQASLVTGACINVDGGQSRSNI; encoded by the coding sequence ATGGACCTTGGGCTTCGTGACCGCGTTGCGCTCGTCACCGGTGGGAGCCGCGGCATCGGCCGGGCGATCGCGCTCGGGCTTGCGGCCGAGGGCTGCGACGTGGCCATCGTCGCGCGGGGCGGGGATGACCTGCGCCGCACGGCTGATGAGATTTCGGTGCTTGGGGTTCGCGCAATTTCGCTCTCGCTGGACATGCGCGACGCCGCGGCGCCGGCGCAGGCCGTCGGGCGCACGGTGGCCGAGCTCGGCGGCATCAGCGTGCTGGTCAACAACGTCGGCGGCGCCATGGGCGACAGCGACTTCGTGACCGGTACCGACGAGCAATGGTCCGCGACATTCGACGTCAACCTGAGCGCGGCCGTGCGGGCCAGCCGCGCGGCGGTGCCGCTCATGAAGGCCGCCGGCTGGGGCCGCATCGTGCACATCACGTCCATCTACGGGCGCGAGGCCGGCGGCCCACCCGCCTACAACGCCGCCAAATCGGCCATGAACAGCCTGGCGACATCGATGGCCCGGGAGTTGACGCCGTTCGGCATCACGGTCAATGCCGTCGCGCCCGGCTCGATCGCGTTTCCGGGCGGCGGCTGGGAGCGGCGCCAGCGCCGCGATCCCGAGGGCATCGCGGCGTTTATCGAGCGCGACATGCCCATGGAACGGTTCGGCCGACCCGAGGAGGTGGCCGCCGTGGTGGCGTTCCTCGCCTCCGAACAAGCCAGCCTCGTCACCGGCGCCTGCATCAACGTGGACGGCGGGCAGTCCCGCTCGAATATCTAG
- a CDS encoding metallophosphoesterase family protein: MPLPRLPRALDGLTIQVVSDLHVRSPRTPSLNALRRLAGTRPDFLFACGDLSDRVDAAPMVAEALAAIEPVHGAYAVWGNHDLFVSRDATDPSWIGNRTQPLEFIRQAFQAQGVTVLDNAHVRHRIGDAELAIVGVGDATYRGDDAVRAFDGVGDDAFTLVLTHNPDAVPRLGQTRVDLVVCGHTHGGQIVPPFMSAPMTSTRSPLPRPSGLMHIGGRLVFITRGVGTVGIPMRVNAPAEVPRLTLVRVAEAAR, translated from the coding sequence GTGCCGCTCCCGCGGTTGCCGCGGGCGCTCGACGGGCTGACGATCCAAGTCGTGTCCGACCTTCACGTGCGCTCTCCACGCACACCCAGCTTGAACGCCTTGCGCCGGCTCGCCGGCACCCGCCCGGATTTCCTGTTCGCGTGCGGCGACCTCAGCGACCGGGTTGACGCCGCGCCGATGGTGGCCGAGGCGCTGGCGGCGATCGAGCCCGTGCACGGCGCCTATGCGGTTTGGGGCAACCACGATCTGTTTGTTTCCCGTGATGCGACTGACCCGTCGTGGATCGGCAATCGCACCCAGCCGCTGGAATTCATCCGGCAGGCGTTCCAGGCCCAGGGCGTTACGGTGCTCGACAACGCGCATGTGCGCCACCGGATCGGCGACGCGGAATTGGCCATTGTCGGCGTCGGTGACGCGACCTATCGGGGCGACGACGCCGTCCGCGCATTCGACGGCGTCGGCGATGACGCCTTCACCCTCGTGCTCACGCACAATCCCGACGCCGTGCCCCGCCTCGGACAAACACGCGTTGACCTGGTGGTTTGCGGGCACACCCACGGCGGGCAGATTGTGCCGCCGTTCATGTCCGCCCCAATGACCAGCACGCGCTCGCCGCTCCCGAGGCCCAGCGGACTGATGCATATCGGCGGCCGACTGGTGTTCATCACTCGGGGGGTCGGTACGGTCGGAATTCCCATGCGAGTCAATGCGCCCGCGGAAGTGCCGCGGCTGACGCTGGTTCGCGTGGCTGAGGCCGCCCGGTAG